The DNA segment GCCGGTCTGACCGGTCAGGTGGTGGTGCTGAACACCGAAAACCAGGTGATTGCCCAGCGCCGCCTGGCCGTGGACCTGCGTGCCCGTGAACTGGACACCCGCATTGCGCTGATGCAGGCGCTGGGCGGTGGCTGGCAGGACGACACCGCCCGCGTGCAACTGAGCCAGAAATGATCCCGGGATGAACCGGCGCGCCACGCGCGCCATCCACTTTCACCGATTTTTCCCGGGCACGCTGCTGTGCAGACGGCCCGGGGCGCAAAACCACTTACCGACATAACAAAGCGCCGAACATCATGACCGATAGCAAGAACACTCCCGCCGCAGCGCCCGCTGCCAATCCCCAGGGCCGCCGCAAAGGCCTGACCATCGTGGCGGCCGCCGTGGCCGTGGCCGCCGTGGCATGGGGCGGCTGGCACTGGATGGTGGCCCGCAACTACCAGACCACCGACAACGCCTATGTGGCGGGCAATGTGGTGCAGATCACGCCCCAGGTGGGCGGGACCGTGATCAGCATTGGCGCGGACGACACCGATTACGTCAAGCCCGGCCAGGTGCTGGTGCAGCTCGACACCGCCGACGCCCTGGTGGCCCTGGCCCAGGCCGAATCGCAGCTGGCCCAGACCGTGCGCCAGGTGCGCACGCTGTATGCCAACAATGCCCCGCTGGCAGCCCAGGTGGCCCAGCGCGAAGCCGATCTGCTGCGCCTGCAGGCCGATCTGGGCCGTGCCAGGGACGACGTGGAGCGTCGCCGGCCACTGACGGCCACGGGCGCCGTCGGCAAGGAAGAGTTTGACCATGCCCAGAGCGTGTTCAAGACCGCCAGCAATGCCGTGGTGGCAGCCGAAGCCGCCGTGCGCGCCGCCAAGGCACAGCTGGTGGCCGCCGAAGCCCAGACCCAGGGCAGCACGGCCGAGGCCCACCCCAGCGTGCTGGCCGCCGCAGCCAAGGTGCGCGAAGCCGCGCTGGCGTTGCAGCGCACCCGCCTGGTGGCTCCGGTGGAAGGCTATGTCGCCAAGCGCGGCGTGCAACTGGGCCAGCGCGTGGCCGCTGGCGCACCGCTGATGACGGTGGTGGGCCTGCACCAGCTGTGGGTGGATGCCAACTTCAAGGAAAGCCAGCTGGCCGATCTGCGCATTGGCCAGAAGACCGAGCTGACGGCCGATGTCTATGGCGACAAGACCGTCTACCACGGCACCGTGGTGGGCCTGGGCGCCGGCACGGGTGCTGCCTTCTCGCTGCTGCCGGCGCAGAACGCCTCGGGTAACTGGATCAAGGTGGTGCAGCGCGTGCCGGTGCGCATCAGCCTGAGCCCCGAAGACCTGGCCTCCCATCCGCTGCGGGTGGGCCTGTCGATGGAGGCCAAGGTGGATGTGCGGGACCGTGATGGCACGGCCCTGGCCTCGACCCCGCGCGCCGAGCCGGTGGCACAGACGGCGGTGTATGACGCCGCCTTGCCG comes from the Comamonas terrigena NBRC 13299 genome and includes:
- a CDS encoding efflux RND transporter periplasmic adaptor subunit — its product is MTDSKNTPAAAPAANPQGRRKGLTIVAAAVAVAAVAWGGWHWMVARNYQTTDNAYVAGNVVQITPQVGGTVISIGADDTDYVKPGQVLVQLDTADALVALAQAESQLAQTVRQVRTLYANNAPLAAQVAQREADLLRLQADLGRARDDVERRRPLTATGAVGKEEFDHAQSVFKTASNAVVAAEAAVRAAKAQLVAAEAQTQGSTAEAHPSVLAAAAKVREAALALQRTRLVAPVEGYVAKRGVQLGQRVAAGAPLMTVVGLHQLWVDANFKESQLADLRIGQKTELTADVYGDKTVYHGTVVGLGAGTGAAFSLLPAQNASGNWIKVVQRVPVRISLSPEDLASHPLRVGLSMEAKVDVRDRDGTALASTPRAEPVAQTAVYDAALPQTEERIARIIAGQSVPALQQLPAPVAVSAAASAADKAAQ